One Microbacterium trichothecenolyticum DNA window includes the following coding sequences:
- a CDS encoding phosphatase PAP2 family protein has protein sequence MDAASTDDPVLDPRPQRFRAVVGVVFIAVACGLGAWVFFRGASPFAIDVWWNQLFAAAPSEPLFVFALVMDEVGGHLTAVLIVPLGGALVLFLFHRRWSALYFIAASAGSAALVQLLKHTFGRARPEDILILSDYGSFPSGHTANAATIAVVAAVVFPRVWVRSVGVAWVVLMAFSRTYLHAHWLSDTVGGALVGAGAALILAAAFSRLRSRDDDRLELRRSRRTDATLPAGS, from the coding sequence ATGGATGCCGCTTCGACCGACGACCCCGTGCTCGATCCACGACCGCAGCGGTTTCGCGCCGTGGTGGGCGTCGTCTTCATCGCGGTGGCGTGCGGGCTGGGCGCCTGGGTCTTCTTCCGGGGAGCGAGCCCGTTCGCGATCGACGTGTGGTGGAACCAACTGTTCGCCGCGGCGCCCTCCGAGCCGCTCTTCGTCTTCGCGTTGGTGATGGACGAGGTGGGCGGACATCTGACGGCGGTGCTCATCGTGCCGCTGGGCGGGGCGCTGGTGCTGTTCCTGTTCCACAGACGGTGGTCGGCGCTGTACTTCATCGCGGCGTCGGCGGGCAGCGCCGCGCTGGTGCAGCTGCTCAAGCACACGTTCGGTCGGGCTCGTCCGGAGGACATCCTCATCCTCAGCGACTACGGCTCCTTCCCGTCGGGGCACACGGCCAATGCCGCCACGATCGCCGTCGTCGCGGCGGTGGTCTTTCCTCGGGTGTGGGTACGTTCCGTGGGCGTCGCCTGGGTCGTTCTCATGGCGTTCAGTCGCACCTATCTGCACGCGCACTGGCTCTCGGACACCGTCGGTGGCGCGCTCGTGGGCGCAGGCGCCGCATTGATTCTGGCGGCGGCGTTCTCGCGACTGCGATCCCGCGACGATGATCGGCTCGAGCTGAGGCGCTCGCGTCGAACGGATGCCACACTGCCGGCCGGATCGTAA
- a CDS encoding helicase HerA-like domain-containing protein, translated as MTASGAMASDPSPAEAQTDAELARLRAEAEAAEAEVRLARARADLAAAEAAAARARAAGGAASSGVSPSGGVLSGAAASSAAAGAPVIPSASAPGAPVPSNGSSAPEPPRGGPPATSSPSDVPVTDVSVAGVRVTDEPLTDAPLTDAEVSAVAAGYASDGAALELGVLVNGGPVASAPIRIPLSMTNRHGLVAGATGTGKTRTLQLLAEQLSENGVPVFAADIKGDLSGLAAAGTPSEKLAARTAAIGQDWAPRAFPTEFFALGDDTGSGIPVRATVSGFGPLLLSRVLGLNATQESSLGLVFHYADEKGLALVDLSDLRAVLTFLTSDEGKVELKGIGGLSAATAGVILRELVAFAAQGAETFFGEPELDVRVFLRTDATGAGIVSLLEVPNVAARPELYSTFLMYLLAELYEVLPEVGDVDKPKLVFFFDEAHLLFRDASKAFLAAITQTVRLIRSKGVGVFFVTQTPKDVPGDVLAQLGSRVQHALRAFTPDDAKALRASVRTYPDSGYDLERVLQELGTGEAIVTVMSERGAPTPVAWTRMFAPRASMSPIPAEAMASAVAASSLFATYATPIDPESAREILGARMQAATDAREAAERAEKAAADAAEYAKQKAAIDKANAAAQKKAQQEYERILRSTSAPRSRASAPAPGLDGLLGRGATKSIVTGVIRGIFGTGRRR; from the coding sequence ATGACCGCGTCAGGTGCCATGGCCTCCGATCCCTCCCCGGCCGAAGCGCAGACCGACGCCGAACTTGCTCGGCTGCGGGCCGAGGCCGAGGCGGCGGAGGCCGAGGTGCGCCTTGCCCGTGCCCGCGCCGATCTTGCTGCGGCCGAAGCCGCGGCGGCGCGGGCCCGCGCGGCCGGTGGTGCGGCGTCGTCCGGGGTGTCTCCGTCCGGTGGTGTGCTGTCCGGTGCAGCGGCGTCGTCGGCTGCGGCGGGCGCCCCCGTGATCCCCTCGGCGTCGGCGCCCGGCGCCCCCGTTCCCTCGAACGGCTCGTCCGCGCCGGAACCGCCTCGCGGTGGTCCGCCCGCCACCTCGTCGCCCTCCGACGTGCCCGTCACCGACGTATCCGTCGCCGGCGTACGCGTCACCGACGAGCCTCTCACCGACGCGCCTCTCACCGACGCCGAGGTCTCGGCCGTCGCGGCGGGCTACGCCTCCGACGGTGCCGCGCTCGAGCTCGGCGTGCTCGTCAACGGCGGGCCCGTGGCATCCGCTCCCATCCGCATTCCTCTTTCGATGACCAACCGCCACGGCCTCGTGGCCGGCGCGACCGGCACGGGCAAGACCCGCACGCTGCAGCTACTCGCGGAGCAGCTGTCAGAGAACGGGGTGCCGGTCTTCGCCGCCGACATCAAGGGCGATCTGTCGGGCCTGGCCGCGGCGGGGACGCCCAGCGAGAAGCTCGCCGCGCGCACGGCGGCCATCGGGCAGGACTGGGCACCGCGGGCATTTCCGACCGAGTTCTTCGCGCTCGGCGACGACACGGGCTCGGGCATCCCGGTGCGCGCGACCGTGTCGGGCTTCGGGCCCCTGCTGCTCAGTCGCGTACTCGGGCTCAACGCCACACAGGAGTCGAGCCTCGGCCTCGTCTTCCATTACGCCGACGAGAAGGGCCTGGCGCTGGTCGACCTGTCCGACCTGCGGGCGGTGCTGACCTTCCTCACCAGCGACGAGGGGAAGGTCGAACTGAAGGGCATCGGCGGGCTGTCGGCCGCGACGGCGGGCGTCATCCTGCGCGAGCTCGTCGCATTCGCCGCGCAGGGTGCCGAGACCTTCTTCGGCGAGCCCGAGCTTGACGTGCGGGTGTTCCTGCGAACGGATGCCACGGGCGCGGGCATCGTGAGCCTGCTCGAGGTGCCGAACGTCGCCGCCCGCCCCGAGCTGTATTCCACGTTCCTCATGTACCTGCTCGCGGAGCTCTACGAGGTGCTGCCCGAGGTTGGCGACGTCGACAAGCCCAAGCTGGTGTTCTTCTTCGACGAGGCGCACCTGCTCTTCCGCGACGCATCGAAGGCGTTCCTCGCCGCCATCACGCAGACCGTGCGGCTCATCCGCTCGAAGGGTGTGGGCGTGTTCTTCGTCACGCAGACGCCGAAAGACGTCCCCGGCGACGTGCTGGCCCAGCTCGGCTCGCGCGTGCAGCATGCGCTCCGCGCCTTCACGCCCGACGACGCGAAAGCGCTGCGCGCGTCGGTGCGCACGTACCCCGACTCGGGGTACGACCTCGAGCGGGTGCTGCAAGAGCTCGGCACCGGCGAGGCGATCGTCACCGTCATGAGCGAGCGCGGAGCGCCCACCCCGGTCGCGTGGACGCGGATGTTCGCGCCGCGCGCGTCGATGTCGCCGATCCCCGCGGAGGCGATGGCCTCGGCGGTGGCGGCATCCTCGCTCTTCGCCACCTACGCAACGCCGATCGACCCCGAGTCCGCACGGGAGATCCTCGGTGCGCGCATGCAGGCCGCGACGGATGCGCGCGAGGCCGCCGAGCGGGCCGAGAAGGCCGCAGCCGACGCCGCCGAATACGCCAAGCAGAAGGCCGCGATCGACAAAGCGAACGCCGCCGCACAGAAGAAGGCGCAGCAGGAGTACGAGCGGATCCTCCGGTCCACCTCCGCGCCGCGCTCTCGCGCGAGCGCCCCGGCTCCGGGGTTGGACGGCCTGCTCGGGCGCGGGGCGACGAAGAGCATCGTGACCGGCGTTATCCGCGGGATCTTCGGGACCGGCCGGCGGCGCTGA